The following is a genomic window from Victivallis lenta.
TTCTTATGCAGCCAAACCGATCAGGTGCGCCGGATTGCTTCGCACCATCTGGTCAATCGCTTTTTGCGGAATCCCGTCGTCGAGCAGTTCGCGGACGCACTGCCGCATTCCGTCGATCGGATTCGGATTTCCGCGTTGTCCGAGATCGGTCGAAATGAAGCTGCGTTCGGGGATGATTTTGATATAGTTCAGAAATTCTTCACGGCTTTGCCGTTCGAACTGCGGATTGCCGGTGCCGGGACCCCAGAGGCGGGGCAGATAGCAGTACTCCACAAAGGCTCCGAAGTCGACCGCCTGTTTGATCTGGTCCGGCGTCATCTTCCAGATCAGCGAGTTGACGTGGGTGACGACGAACTTTTTCACACCGACCTCCCGCGCTTTTTTCGCCAGAATCAGGCTCTCTCGCGGGGAACTGTGTCCCGATGCGAAAATAATATTCGCCTCAGCGCAGATTTCCATGACCCGGATCACTTCCGGCAGGACTTTGCCCTGCGGGTCAAGCACCGGGATTCCCGGCCCCGGGAGTTTGTCGCATTGATGCTGATAAGCTGCGGAGAGGGTCGGCATCCAGATGCAGCGGCAGAGGCCGCCGGAGGTCTTGACCGCCTGTACCGCCGCATACGCATTGA
Proteins encoded in this region:
- a CDS encoding DUF6282 family protein, whose translation is MDRRDFIKTLGIAGGTMLLAGTAGAAAAKTTAPRKNSRIDPLLSGICDIHIHCSPDTRPRCIDEFTLAEQAKQAGYRAVMYKSNDWSCHDRAYLIRQALPDFEVFGSLCMNRVHGDKVNAYAAVQAVKTSGGLCRCIWMPTLSAAYQHQCDKLPGPGIPVLDPQGKVLPEVIRVMEICAEANIIFASGHSSPRESLILAKKAREVGVKKFVVTHVNSLIWKMTPDQIKQAVDFGAFVEYCYLPRLWGPGTGNPQFERQSREEFLNYIKIIPERSFISTDLGQRGNPNPIDGMRQCVRELLDDGIPQKAIDQMVRSNPAHLIGLAA